A portion of the Ascaphus truei isolate aAscTru1 chromosome 14, aAscTru1.hap1, whole genome shotgun sequence genome contains these proteins:
- the LRRIQ4 gene encoding leucine-rich repeat and IQ domain-containing protein 4, translating into MPELSQTSGRKLLSVHFSKAVTSVILLGTNEQVLETIQVKEAPEPNDYLPKLLQHRVLFMDSAKKEHTEIPTAILDLEDLEELHLEKNQIEVIPKDIHRLRNVKVLYLNDNNITHICEELGELKNLQSLDLSSNPLIISSLNIVSKLHQLCELRLYNINLEEFSVQICKTLHHLQLLGLSGNRLKSLPSEMVNLIQLKEIYLQHNRFESFPMELCSLLNLEVVDLEQNALKSIPSEIGSLPKLIKLFVGCNNLSIVPRSLYHCKKLSVLDTSSNCLHKLPHKLNELTELNELGLSDNNFKVFPSPVCQLSSLCVLYLKNTGLKMLPPAFGKLTFIKILDLSQNMLRDFPTVICAMKQLQILSLDDNIICTITPDVQTLSKLTYIGLTGNRFTVFPEEICLLESLERLYIGQDQGVRLPSLPENICMLKNLKELYIENNNLEFLPSTIGLLQNLVILDCRNNLLKGLPNAVCQLQGLQKLFLQSNQISVLPDNLDRLQKLEFLLLEGNPMTEPPIEACRLGKSAVWQFLQEKRRRTGWATKIQALWRGLMVRKGLGPFAYLLKNGKKGKKSKKDKKGQGKKGEAKGKKK; encoded by the exons ATGCCTGAGCTTAGTCAAACCTCCGGTCGCAAGTTGCTGAGTGTTCACTTTTCAAAAGCTGTCACATCAGTTATTTTGTTAGGTACTAATGAGCAGGTTTTGGAGACAATTCAAGTCAAAGAAGCACCTGAGCCAAATGATTATCTACCAAAGCTGCTGCAACATCGGGTACTTTTCATGGATTCAGCCAAAAAAGAGCATACAGAAATCCCCACTGCAATTCTAGACCTGGAAGATCTTGAGGAGTTGCACTTGGAAAAAAACCAGATTGAAGTTATTCCAAAAGACATACACCGCCTGAGGAACGTTAAAGTTCTTTATCTGAATGATAATAATATCACACATATTTGTGAGGAGCTTGGGGAGCTAAAGAATCTCCAAAGTCTAGATTTGAGCAGCAATCCACTCATAATTAGCTCTTTGAATATCGTAAGCAAGCTGCATCAACTGTGTGAGCTTAGACTTTACAATATAAACTTAGAAGAATTCTCAGTTCAAATATGCAAAACCCTTCATCATCTGCAACTACTTGGCCTTTCTGGCAATCGCTTAAAGTCTCTTCCTTCAGAAATGGTTAACCTAATACAGCTTAAAGAAATTTACTTGCAGCACAATAGATTTGAGAGTTTTCCAATGGAGCTTTGTTCTCTTCTTAATCTAGAAGTTGTTGATTTAGAACAAAATGCACTGAAATCCATACCCAGTGAAATTGGATCTTTACCCAAGCTTATTAAATTGTTTGTAGGTTGTAATAATCTGTCAATAGTTCCAAGATCCCTGTACCACTGCAAAAAGTTGTCTGTCTTGGACACCTCTAGTAATTGCCTGCACAAACTTCCTCATAAACTCAATGAGTTGACAGAACTGAATGAACTGGGATTGTCAGATAATAATTTTAAAGTGTTTCCATCTCCCGTGTGCCAACTGTCTTCCCTGTGTGTTCTCTATTTGAAAAACACCGGACTGAAAATGTTACCTCCTGCCTTTGGCAAATTGACATTTATCAAGATATTAGATCTTAGTCAAAATATGTTACGTGATTTTCCCACTGTGATCTGTGCTATGAAACAGCTGCAAATACTATCGTTGGACGACAATATAATATGTACG ATCACCCCAGATGTGCAGACACTTTCGAAATTAACATACATAGGACTGACTGGAAACAGATTTACCGTTTTTCCAGAAGAAATCTGTCTGTTGGAGTCGTTAGAAAGATTGTATATTGGGCAAGATCAAGGTGTCAGACTTCCAAGTTTACCAGAAAATATCTGTATGCTAAAG AATCTGAAGGAGCTGTACATTGAAAACAATAATTTGGAGTTTCTTCCATCAACCATCGGTTTACTTCAAAATCTAGTCATCCTGGATTGCCGCAACAACCTTCTCAAGGGACTGCCAAATGCAGTATGCCAACTGCAAG GTTTGCAGAAGTTGTTTCTTCAGAGCAATCAAATATCTGTTCTCCCAGACAACCTGGACAGGTTACAGAAGCTTGAATTTCTCCTACTAGAAGGAAACCCGATGACAGAGCCACCAATTGAGGCGTGCAGGTTGGGGAAATCTGCTGTCTGGCAATTTCTACAGGAAAAGAGGCGTAGAACTGGATGGGCAACAAAG